From one Agrobacterium fabrum str. C58 genomic stretch:
- the tssM gene encoding type VI secretion system membrane subunit TssM translates to MNPLSYFYTIRSYVESYAALVGRRFLSLLWVIALCVVVWFYGYLIALGDFKPLGTVQARLIAIGIIVAVWLVYIIVTIYRGRKQDKELVDSIEREALANRQAEIGEIQTRLKEALALLRRVTKKRFGYIYDLPWYVIFGAPGSGKTTALTNSGLQFPLGDALGENAVKGIGGTRNCNWWFADEAILIDTAGRYTTQDDLDGSSKAGWEGFLGLLRRYRRSQPINGALVTLSIPDLLNRDPEEQRQELRSIRQRLSELDEYLHARVPVYIVLTKADLLHGFVEFFDGFNKTDRQQVWGTTFKLDESYSAENLPQRLTEEFELLQQRVDAMLIERLQQEQNAEIRGRIFRFPAELARLKDRLHEALAELCASSPLIEAPLLRGVYFASGTQPETEKSPAASRTRRSYFLSRLFKDVIFPEAALVTRDKRLSRRQLLVRRIAYAVSATAVAIVFTGWIFTYFANTQALAEADRKLGAYEQLVQGIPVREVADADFLRILPALDNLRDVNSGFARERVWNVSFGLDQEDKIAGRQRDAYQRALNALLLPRMIVQLQKQLKDEKDVTRTFNSLKLYGMLGGMGGLDRDFLTTQTHQMFASLYPGDGRAAAREALDQHAKALADGVLAPIELDARLIATARETIRDQAIGTRAYDILAGLPQVRELMEWTPATAFGPLGERAFERRSKAPMAEGIEGLFTADGYRRVVIPQVAHAARVALSEGWVRGSDDAIKGATVEQVAQAALQIYFDRFEKIWADTLSDLRVKPSQSLGDAVETTRALANERNIVVEAARSIAEATDLRPGANPAALASAAEGDATAAVLAATVNAADPYARLRDMLATKGAATTGEQPNGDKTGGSPSEQLLAHFKLLNEQLARSATTSDEVAKVFDVDSQLTKANQDLLQQARELPAPLDVWVAGVAADVGSLAVKSARSRIAELWTADSASLCSSIVTGRYPFDRASSRDVAIADFTRLFAPTGVFQSFFKQRMEPFVDKTTTPWSWKGTFGAAGIPSSAVAQFENADKISRAFFPNGSETPTVSINVKPVSLTNASSAVMLEIEGERVVYYHGPIQAKSITWPSRENTASLSRIAFQPGGWQQAKTENGDWSPFRLFDGANIENQSGELLRVRFENGVQAAEFDIQFGSVLNPFKLDAIASFACPAQF, encoded by the coding sequence CGCGGCTCATCGCCATCGGCATCATCGTCGCCGTCTGGCTGGTCTACATCATCGTCACGATCTACCGCGGCCGCAAACAGGACAAGGAACTCGTCGACAGTATCGAGCGCGAGGCGCTGGCCAATCGGCAGGCGGAAATCGGCGAAATCCAGACCCGCCTGAAAGAAGCGCTCGCGCTCTTGCGGCGCGTCACGAAAAAGCGCTTCGGTTACATTTACGACTTGCCCTGGTACGTGATCTTCGGCGCACCCGGCTCCGGCAAGACGACGGCGCTGACCAATTCCGGCCTGCAATTTCCGCTTGGCGATGCGCTCGGTGAAAATGCGGTGAAGGGTATCGGTGGCACGCGCAACTGTAACTGGTGGTTCGCGGACGAGGCGATCCTTATCGACACTGCCGGTCGCTATACCACCCAGGATGACCTCGACGGTTCCTCGAAGGCCGGCTGGGAAGGCTTTCTTGGCCTTTTGAGGCGATATCGTCGTTCGCAGCCGATCAATGGCGCATTGGTCACGCTGTCCATTCCCGATCTGCTCAACCGCGATCCCGAAGAACAGCGGCAGGAGCTGCGCTCCATCCGCCAGCGTCTTTCGGAACTTGACGAATATCTGCATGCCCGCGTTCCGGTCTATATCGTCCTGACGAAAGCCGACCTGCTGCATGGTTTCGTGGAATTTTTCGATGGATTCAACAAGACCGACCGCCAGCAGGTGTGGGGCACCACCTTCAAGCTGGATGAGAGCTACTCCGCCGAAAACCTGCCGCAGCGTCTGACGGAAGAATTCGAACTGCTACAGCAGCGGGTCGATGCCATGCTGATCGAACGCCTGCAGCAGGAGCAGAATGCGGAAATACGCGGCCGTATCTTCCGTTTTCCAGCCGAACTCGCGCGGCTGAAAGATCGCCTGCACGAGGCCCTTGCCGAACTTTGCGCAAGTTCGCCTCTCATCGAGGCGCCGCTTCTGCGCGGCGTTTATTTCGCGTCGGGAACGCAGCCGGAAACGGAAAAATCTCCCGCGGCATCCAGAACCCGCCGCAGCTATTTCCTGTCGCGGTTGTTCAAGGACGTCATCTTCCCTGAAGCCGCCCTGGTGACGCGTGACAAGCGCCTTTCCCGGCGGCAATTGCTGGTGCGGCGCATTGCTTATGCCGTATCCGCCACGGCGGTCGCCATCGTCTTCACCGGCTGGATTTTCACCTATTTCGCCAATACGCAGGCGCTGGCCGAAGCGGATCGCAAACTTGGCGCTTATGAGCAGCTCGTTCAGGGAATTCCCGTGCGCGAGGTCGCGGACGCCGATTTCCTGCGGATCCTCCCCGCGCTCGACAATCTGCGCGATGTCAATTCCGGCTTTGCCCGCGAACGCGTGTGGAATGTCAGCTTCGGTCTTGATCAGGAAGACAAGATTGCCGGCCGGCAGCGTGACGCCTATCAGCGCGCACTCAACGCCCTTCTGCTGCCGCGCATGATCGTGCAGCTGCAAAAGCAGCTGAAGGACGAAAAGGATGTCACCCGCACGTTCAATTCGCTGAAACTCTACGGAATGCTGGGCGGGATGGGTGGTCTGGACCGCGATTTCCTGACCACGCAGACGCATCAGATGTTCGCATCCCTTTATCCCGGTGACGGAAGGGCGGCGGCGAGAGAAGCGCTTGACCAGCATGCAAAGGCGCTCGCTGACGGCGTGCTCGCCCCGATCGAGCTCGATGCGCGGCTCATCGCCACCGCCCGCGAAACCATCCGCGATCAGGCGATTGGCACACGCGCCTATGATATTCTCGCCGGCCTTCCGCAAGTGCGGGAATTGATGGAATGGACACCCGCTACGGCTTTCGGCCCGCTGGGGGAGCGTGCTTTCGAGCGTCGCAGCAAAGCGCCGATGGCCGAGGGGATAGAGGGCCTTTTCACCGCCGATGGATATCGCCGCGTTGTCATCCCGCAGGTCGCGCATGCGGCCCGCGTCGCGCTTTCCGAAGGATGGGTGCGCGGTTCTGACGATGCCATCAAGGGTGCGACTGTCGAGCAAGTGGCGCAGGCCGCGCTGCAAATCTATTTCGACAGGTTCGAGAAAATATGGGCCGACACGCTGTCCGATCTGCGCGTCAAACCATCCCAGAGCCTCGGCGACGCGGTGGAGACAACACGGGCTCTTGCCAATGAGCGCAATATCGTGGTGGAGGCTGCCAGATCGATCGCAGAGGCGACCGATCTCCGCCCCGGAGCAAACCCCGCCGCCCTCGCCTCCGCTGCGGAAGGAGACGCAACCGCAGCCGTTCTGGCCGCTACGGTGAATGCGGCCGATCCCTATGCGAGACTGCGCGACATGCTGGCGACGAAAGGCGCAGCTACAACGGGCGAGCAGCCCAATGGCGACAAGACCGGTGGTTCGCCATCGGAACAGTTACTCGCGCATTTCAAGCTGCTGAACGAACAGCTTGCCCGTTCGGCAACCACCTCCGATGAGGTCGCCAAGGTGTTCGACGTGGACAGCCAGCTCACCAAGGCCAATCAGGATCTGTTGCAGCAGGCACGCGAATTGCCGGCACCGCTCGACGTCTGGGTGGCAGGCGTGGCGGCGGATGTCGGCTCGCTCGCGGTCAAGTCCGCACGCAGCCGCATCGCCGAACTCTGGACGGCCGATTCAGCCTCCCTGTGCTCCTCGATCGTGACCGGTCGTTATCCCTTCGACCGAGCCTCCTCCCGCGATGTCGCGATTGCGGATTTTACCCGTCTCTTCGCGCCGACGGGGGTTTTCCAGAGCTTCTTCAAACAGCGCATGGAACCGTTTGTCGACAAGACGACGACCCCATGGAGCTGGAAAGGCACCTTCGGCGCCGCCGGCATTCCCAGCAGCGCCGTCGCCCAGTTCGAAAATGCCGACAAGATTTCGCGCGCCTTTTTCCCGAATGGCAGCGAGACGCCGACGGTTTCGATCAATGTCAAACCCGTCTCGCTCACCAATGCCTCCAGCGCGGTGATGCTGGAAATCGAAGGCGAGCGGGTCGTTTATTATCATGGACCGATCCAGGCGAAATCGATTACCTGGCCCTCGCGCGAAAACACGGCGAGCCTGTCGCGCATCGCCTTCCAGCCGGGCGGCTGGCAGCAGGCGAAGACCGAAAACGGCGACTGGTCGCCCTTCCGGCTGTTTGACGGTGCCAATATCGAAAATCAGTCGGGTGAGCTGTTGCGGGTGCGGTTTGAGAATGGCGTCCAGGCTGCCGAGTTCGATATTCAGTTCGGCTCGGTTCTCAATCCATTCAAGCTGGATGCGATTGCCAGCTTCGCCTGCCCTGCGCAGTTCTAG